A genome region from Leptodactylus fuscus isolate aLepFus1 chromosome 6, aLepFus1.hap2, whole genome shotgun sequence includes the following:
- the RNF222 gene encoding RING finger protein 222 — protein MSGEDSGKETPTNECPVCYERLQNPNISERRLSCGHSFCHDCLVKYLMTAKKEGSIKKNIICPLCRYVTFLSKRGLILPPKSGELNQILEVPHSPSCLTHSAIVGDPNTLVIPIPETAGSHCPQDLCRCTCPGDVSPDLIGHTCGSQVFIISDQGQPLDCSEDVVTTNIETHHVDARVNCCRSPSLIMILLLIFLVAVLAAVLPWILLVKKT, from the coding sequence ATGTCGGGGGAAGATAGTGGCAAGGAGACCCCTACCAATGAGTGTCCCGTGTGCTACGAGCGTCTGCAGAACCCCAACATCTCTGAGCGGAGGTTGAGCTGTGGCCATAGCTTCTGCCACGACTGTCTGGTCAAGTATCTCATGACGGCCAAAAAAGAAGGTTCCATCAAGAAGAACATCATCTGCCCGCTGTGCCGCTACGTCACCTTCCTCAGCAAGAGAGGACTCATCCTGCCACCAAAATCTGGAGAACTCAACCAGATTCTAGAGGTTCCTCACAGTCCTTCCTGTCTAACCCATTCTGCCATAGTTGGGGACCCCAACACCTTGGTCATCCCCATTCCTGAAACAGCCGGGTCACACTGTCCTCAGGACCTTTGCAGGTGCACATGTCCCGGGGATGTCAGCCCAGACCTCATAGGTCATACATGTGGCTCACAAGTCTTCATCATCAGTGACCAAGGTCAGCCCTTGGACTGCAGCGAGGACGTGGTCACCACCAACATTGAAACCCACCATGTAGACGCCAGGGTGAACTGCTGTCGCTCGCCATCTTTGATCATGATCTTATTACTGATATTTCTCGTAGCCGTTTTGGCGGCAGTTCTTCCATGGATATTGTTGGTTAAAAAAACATGA